The following coding sequences lie in one Paenibacillus durus ATCC 35681 genomic window:
- a CDS encoding ABC transporter ATP-binding protein has protein sequence MTAAISVKGLTKRYGQLTAVDNISFSLEPEKIYGLIGRNGAGKTTIMRMLTAQTFVTAGEVMIFGERPYENNLVLPKICFMKESQRYPDHYKVTDVLDIASVLFPEWDKSYADSLMRDFELPYKQLVTKLSRGMLSSLGIIVGLASRASLTIFDEPYLGLDAVARELFYDRLLQDYAEKPRTIIMSTHLIDEVSRILEHILLIDKGRLVLDTDADSLRGSAYTVMGPAASVETFVQGRNIMSRETFGGYLKISVHELLDTGAQRRAQELGLELSSVSLQQLLVHLTGGKKPIVREEEAI, from the coding sequence ATGACGGCAGCAATTTCCGTAAAAGGACTGACAAAACGCTACGGACAGCTGACAGCGGTGGATAACATTAGCTTTTCCCTGGAACCGGAAAAAATATATGGGTTGATTGGACGGAACGGTGCGGGCAAAACGACAATTATGCGCATGCTCACGGCACAGACCTTTGTTACGGCGGGAGAGGTTATGATTTTTGGAGAAAGACCTTACGAGAACAACCTTGTGCTGCCGAAAATCTGTTTTATGAAGGAGAGCCAGCGCTACCCGGACCATTATAAGGTAACCGATGTACTGGATATAGCGTCAGTGCTGTTTCCAGAGTGGGATAAATCTTATGCGGACTCTCTTATGCGGGACTTCGAACTGCCGTACAAGCAGCTGGTGACGAAGCTTTCCCGGGGCATGCTATCAAGTCTAGGCATAATTGTGGGACTGGCGAGCAGGGCTTCGCTCACCATTTTTGACGAGCCATATCTTGGTCTGGATGCAGTGGCCCGCGAGCTGTTCTATGACCGGCTGCTTCAGGATTATGCAGAAAAGCCCCGGACCATTATAATGTCTACCCATCTGATTGACGAGGTAAGCCGCATTCTTGAACATATTCTGCTGATCGACAAGGGTAGACTCGTGCTGGACACGGACGCGGATAGCCTGCGCGGCAGCGCATATACGGTGATGGGACCGGCCGCTTCTGTGGAGACCTTCGTGCAAGGCCGCAATATTATGAGCCGGGAGACGTTCGGCGGTTATCTCAAAATATCTGTTCATGAACTGCTGGACACCGGAGCACAGCGCCGCGCCCAAGAACTGGGACTTGAGCTGTCGTCCGTGTCCCTGCAGCAGCTTCTTGTCCACCTTACCGGCGGGAAGAAACCGATTGTGAGAGAGG
- a CDS encoding GntR family transcriptional regulator, which translates to MDDSRPIFQQIAEKIENDILELRLLEEGQVPSTNQFASLYQINPATAAKGINLLVDEGILYKKRGIGMFVAEGARGKLMKKRREQFFDQYVMALMQEAKKLGITVDEVADMIRKGAEK; encoded by the coding sequence GTGGATGACAGCCGTCCAATTTTTCAGCAAATTGCGGAGAAGATTGAGAATGACATTCTGGAGCTGAGGCTGCTGGAAGAAGGGCAGGTTCCTTCCACCAACCAGTTTGCGTCGCTGTATCAGATCAATCCGGCCACGGCGGCGAAGGGGATAAATCTGCTGGTTGACGAAGGTATTCTGTATAAGAAGCGGGGGATTGGCATGTTCGTAGCGGAAGGCGCGCGAGGGAAGCTGATGAAGAAGCGGCGGGAGCAATTTTTCGATCAATATGTGATGGCGCTGATGCAGGAAGCGAAGAAACTTGGAATCACCGTGGATGAAGTGGCTGATATGATTAGGAAAGGGGCGGAGAAGTAA
- a CDS encoding immunity 50 family protein has translation MLNQARIMNPESLVSIFGKVPEFCGSELLDVQLRRDGPTLFVRFMTNEPVLTKPKRWDKWDVIYIEFSFFAVRDLIVNGLGTENIVKKFEITDGGEGAILQIICENPMQITCSFDWARVEQISPGLVGLP, from the coding sequence ATGCTTAATCAAGCGAGGATTATGAACCCAGAATCTTTAGTGAGTATTTTTGGTAAAGTGCCTGAGTTTTGTGGATCGGAGCTGCTCGATGTACAGCTTAGAAGAGATGGGCCAACTTTATTTGTTCGATTCATGACGAATGAACCAGTTCTTACAAAACCAAAGCGTTGGGATAAATGGGATGTCATATATATTGAGTTTTCCTTTTTTGCAGTACGTGATTTGATTGTTAACGGCTTGGGAACAGAAAATATAGTCAAGAAATTCGAAATAACGGATGGTGGAGAGGGTGCTATCTTACAAATTATTTGTGAGAATCCAATGCAGATCACATGCTCATTTGATTGGGCAAGGGTAGAACAAATAAGTCCAGGCTTAGTGGGTTTACCATAG